The Longimicrobiaceae bacterium genome contains a region encoding:
- a CDS encoding phosphopantetheine-binding protein, producing the protein QERVPEYMVPAAYVRLEEMPLTPNGKLDQRALPAPEGEAYARRGYEGPQGEVEQALAEIWAEVLRLEHVGRWDHFFELGGHSLLAITLIERMRRRGLHTDVRALFTKPTIADLATDIKQEIRL; encoded by the coding sequence TGCAGGAGCGGGTGCCGGAGTACATGGTGCCGGCGGCGTACGTGCGCCTGGAGGAGATGCCGCTGACGCCCAACGGGAAGCTGGACCAGAGGGCGCTGCCGGCGCCGGAGGGGGAGGCGTACGCGCGGCGGGGCTACGAGGGGCCGCAGGGGGAGGTGGAGCAGGCGCTGGCGGAGATCTGGGCGGAGGTGCTGAGGCTGGAGCACGTGGGGCGGTGGGACCACTTCTTCGAGCTGGGCGGCCACTCCCTCCTGGCGATCACACTCATCGAGCGGATGCGGCGGCGGGGGCTGCACACCGACGTGCGGGCGCTGTTCACGAAGCCGACGATCGCCGACCTCGCGACCGACATCAAACAGGAAATCCGTCTATGA